One genomic window of Paraburkholderia acidiphila includes the following:
- the aceK gene encoding bifunctional isocitrate dehydrogenase kinase/phosphatase: protein MKHFPKLLSSQIGFDVAQTMLDGFNRHYRNFCDAAVRARMLFEAADWHALQQLARERIASYDERVKACVVALEDEYGAESIDGEVWQQIKLHYIGLLTTHRQPECAETFFNSVCCKILHRSYFNNDFIFVRPAISTEYIENDEPAAKPTYRAYYPGKDGLAATLERIVTNFQLETPFEDLGRDVDCIMQTMLDTFGVVEPKPNFQIHVLSSLFFRHKGAYIVGRIINGDLLAPFVVPVRHVEEGKLALDTVLLRLEQLLILFSFSHSYFLVDMEVPSAYVEFLRTIMPRKAKGEIYTSLGLQKQGKNLFYRDLLHHLRHSSDRFISAPGIRGMVMIVFTLPSFPYVFKVIKDSFPAPKETTREQVVQKYQLVKRHDRLGRLADTLEYSSVALPVARLDEALVRELETLAPSMIEYEGENLVIRHVYIERRMVPLNLYLQNGSDAEVEHGVREYGNAVKDLLRANIFPGDMLYKNFGVTRNGRVVFYDYDEIEYLTDCNVRAVPPPRNEEDELSGEPWYPVGPRDIFPETYGTFLLGDPRVKRAFLAHHADFFEPALWQESRARLIAGEVPDCFPYDASIRFSVRYPERFAREDAPAVRVA from the coding sequence ATGAAACACTTCCCGAAACTGCTCTCTTCGCAGATCGGCTTCGATGTCGCGCAGACCATGCTCGACGGTTTCAACCGTCACTACCGCAACTTCTGCGACGCGGCCGTGAGGGCGCGGATGCTGTTCGAAGCCGCCGACTGGCACGCGCTGCAGCAGCTCGCGCGCGAACGCATCGCTTCGTATGACGAACGCGTGAAGGCATGCGTGGTCGCGCTCGAAGACGAATACGGCGCCGAGAGCATCGACGGCGAAGTCTGGCAGCAGATCAAACTGCACTACATCGGCCTGCTCACGACGCACCGGCAGCCCGAATGCGCGGAGACGTTCTTCAATTCCGTGTGCTGCAAGATCCTGCACCGCTCGTACTTCAACAACGATTTCATCTTCGTGCGGCCCGCCATCTCGACGGAATACATCGAGAACGACGAACCCGCCGCGAAGCCCACCTATCGCGCGTACTATCCGGGCAAGGACGGGCTCGCCGCGACGCTCGAGCGCATCGTCACGAACTTCCAGCTGGAAACGCCGTTCGAGGACCTGGGTCGCGATGTCGACTGCATCATGCAGACGATGCTCGACACCTTCGGCGTGGTCGAGCCCAAGCCGAATTTCCAGATTCACGTGCTTTCGTCGCTGTTTTTCCGGCATAAAGGCGCGTATATCGTCGGGCGCATCATCAACGGCGATCTGCTTGCGCCGTTCGTCGTGCCGGTGCGCCACGTGGAGGAGGGCAAGCTCGCGTTGGACACGGTGCTGCTGCGCCTCGAGCAACTGCTCATCCTCTTCAGTTTTTCGCACTCGTATTTTCTGGTGGACATGGAAGTGCCGTCCGCCTATGTGGAGTTTCTGCGCACCATCATGCCGCGCAAGGCCAAGGGCGAAATCTACACGTCGCTCGGGTTGCAGAAGCAGGGCAAGAACCTCTTCTATCGCGACTTGCTGCACCACCTCAGGCATTCGAGCGACCGGTTCATCAGCGCGCCCGGCATACGCGGCATGGTGATGATCGTGTTCACGCTGCCTTCGTTTCCGTATGTGTTCAAGGTCATCAAGGACAGCTTTCCCGCGCCGAAGGAGACGACGCGCGAGCAGGTGGTGCAGAAGTATCAGCTCGTGAAGCGCCACGACCGCCTCGGGCGGCTTGCCGACACGCTCGAATATTCGAGCGTTGCGCTACCCGTTGCGCGGCTCGACGAAGCGCTCGTGCGCGAACTGGAAACGCTTGCGCCGTCGATGATCGAGTACGAGGGCGAGAACCTCGTGATCCGCCATGTCTACATCGAGCGGCGCATGGTGCCGCTCAACCTCTATTTGCAGAACGGCAGCGACGCCGAAGTCGAACATGGCGTTCGCGAATACGGCAATGCGGTCAAAGACCTGCTGCGCGCGAATATCTTTCCGGGCGACATGCTCTACAAGAACTTCGGCGTGACGCGCAACGGCCGCGTGGTGTTCTACGACTACGACGAGATCGAATATCTCACCGATTGCAACGTGCGCGCCGTGCCGCCGCCGCGTAATGAGGAAGACGAATTATCGGGCGAGCCATGGTACCCGGTCGGCCCGCGCGACATTTTTCCCGAGACGTACGGGACCTTCCTGCTCGGCGATCCGCGCGTGAAGCGTGCATTTCTTGCGCATCACGCGGATTTTTTCGAGCCCGCGCTCTGGCAAGAGAGTCGCGCGAGGCTTATCGCAGGCGAGGTGCCGGACTGCTTTCCCTACGACGCATCGATACGCTTTAGCGTGCGATACCCAGAACGCTTCGCGCGTGAAGATGCGCCGGCCGTGCGCGTCGCTTGA
- a CDS encoding MBL fold metallo-hydrolase, giving the protein MNALEHQLDYPYADTLPEPGLAFDVAPGVKWLRMPLPFALDHINLWLLRDEIDGQQGWTVVDCGITNDTIKERWEAVFENQLEGLPVLRVLVTHCHPDHIGLAHWICAGGDKARWDVRLWTTLGEYMQARVMAAGDGSNAGGEGAARHFARHGLTDEASLDKLRNRRGYYGSLVPALPTQYRRLREADTVAIGGRDWRVITGYGHSPEHCALFCEEAGVLISGDMVLPRISTNVSVFDMEPEGNPLGLYLESLGRYETLPENTLVLPSHGKPFRGVRTRIAQLRAHHDARLAEVIEACERTPQSAADIVPMMFKRELDIHQMTFAMGEALAHLNLLWLAGKVTRTTDADGVIRFAA; this is encoded by the coding sequence ATGAACGCCCTCGAACACCAGCTCGACTATCCCTACGCCGACACCCTGCCGGAGCCCGGCTTAGCCTTCGATGTCGCGCCCGGCGTGAAATGGCTGCGCATGCCGCTGCCGTTCGCGCTCGACCACATCAACCTGTGGCTGCTACGCGACGAGATCGACGGCCAGCAAGGCTGGACCGTGGTGGACTGCGGCATCACCAACGACACCATCAAGGAACGCTGGGAAGCGGTGTTCGAGAACCAGCTGGAAGGCCTGCCGGTGTTGCGCGTGCTTGTCACGCACTGCCATCCCGACCATATCGGCCTTGCTCACTGGATCTGCGCAGGCGGCGACAAGGCACGCTGGGACGTGCGCCTGTGGACCACGCTCGGCGAATACATGCAGGCCCGCGTGATGGCGGCCGGCGACGGGTCGAACGCGGGCGGCGAAGGCGCGGCGCGCCATTTCGCGCGCCACGGCCTCACGGACGAGGCGTCGCTCGACAAACTGCGCAACCGCCGCGGCTACTACGGCAGCCTCGTCCCCGCGCTGCCCACGCAGTACCGCCGCCTGCGCGAGGCCGATACAGTGGCGATCGGCGGGCGCGACTGGCGCGTGATTACGGGCTACGGCCATTCGCCCGAGCATTGCGCCCTCTTTTGCGAAGAAGCCGGCGTGCTGATCTCCGGCGACATGGTGCTGCCGCGCATCTCGACCAATGTCTCCGTGTTCGACATGGAGCCGGAAGGCAATCCGCTCGGCCTGTACCTCGAATCGCTCGGCCGCTACGAAACGCTGCCCGAAAACACGCTCGTGCTGCCCTCGCACGGCAAGCCGTTCCGGGGCGTGCGCACGCGTATCGCGCAACTGCGCGCGCACCATGACGCCCGCCTTGCCGAGGTGATCGAAGCGTGCGAGCGAACGCCGCAAAGCGCCGCCGACATCGTGCCGATGATGTTCAAGCGCGAGCTCGACATCCACCAGATGACCTTCGCCATGGGCGAAGCGCTCGCGCACCTGAACCTGCTGTGGCTCGCGGGCAAGGTTACGCGCACGACTGATGCGGACGGGGTGATCCGGTTCGCCGCCTGA
- the bioA gene encoding adenosylmethionine--8-amino-7-oxononanoate transaminase, producing the protein MNSLSPAHPAHLAREDRAATDWVARSLRAVWHPCTQMKHHERLPLVAVARGEGPWLHDREGRRYLDAISSWWVNLFGHANPEINAALKAQLDTLEHVMLAGCTHEPAVELAERLSALTGGVLGHAFFASDGASAVEIALKMSFHSWRNRGESDKREFVCLANSYHGETIGALGVTDVKLFRDAYDPLLHHAHVVASPDARAAQPGETAADVAARALADVERLFIEREGRIAALIVEPLVQCAAGMAMHDPAYLKGLRALCDRHRVHLIADEIAVGCGRTGTFFACEQAGVWPDLLTLSKGISGGYLPLSIVLSRDAIYESFYDDDTTRGFLHSHSYTGNPLACRAALATLDLFERDDVLAANARKSAQLRALFEPFSAHPLVRNLRQCGTILAFDVALADPQRAATFSRRFFENALQRELLLRPIGTTVYVMPPYILDNEMQAFLAMRTRETFDATVAEDL; encoded by the coding sequence TTGAATTCGCTATCGCCCGCGCACCCTGCGCACCTTGCCCGCGAAGATCGCGCCGCGACCGACTGGGTCGCTCGCAGCCTGCGCGCTGTCTGGCACCCCTGCACCCAGATGAAGCATCACGAGCGCCTGCCGCTCGTGGCCGTCGCACGTGGCGAGGGTCCGTGGCTTCATGACCGCGAAGGCCGTCGTTATCTGGACGCGATCAGTTCGTGGTGGGTGAACCTCTTTGGCCACGCCAATCCTGAGATCAATGCCGCGCTCAAGGCACAGCTCGACACGCTCGAGCACGTCATGCTCGCGGGCTGCACGCACGAGCCCGCCGTGGAGCTTGCAGAGCGTCTTTCGGCGCTCACGGGCGGCGTGCTCGGCCATGCGTTCTTCGCTTCCGATGGCGCGTCGGCCGTCGAAATCGCGCTCAAGATGAGCTTCCACTCGTGGCGCAACCGCGGCGAGAGCGACAAGCGCGAATTCGTTTGCCTGGCCAACAGCTACCACGGCGAGACCATCGGCGCGCTCGGCGTGACCGATGTGAAGCTCTTCAGGGATGCTTACGATCCGCTGCTGCATCACGCGCACGTGGTCGCATCGCCCGACGCGCGCGCCGCGCAGCCGGGCGAAACGGCGGCGGATGTCGCGGCCCGCGCGCTGGCCGACGTCGAGCGTCTTTTCATCGAGCGCGAGGGCCGTATCGCCGCGCTGATCGTCGAGCCGCTCGTGCAGTGCGCGGCTGGCATGGCGATGCACGATCCCGCTTACCTCAAGGGCCTGCGTGCGCTATGCGACCGTCACCGCGTGCATCTGATCGCAGACGAGATCGCGGTGGGCTGCGGGCGCACCGGCACTTTCTTCGCGTGCGAGCAGGCAGGCGTGTGGCCCGATCTGCTGACGCTTTCGAAGGGCATTAGCGGCGGTTATCTGCCGCTTTCGATCGTGCTTTCGCGCGACGCCATCTACGAGTCGTTCTACGACGACGACACGACGCGCGGTTTCCTCCATTCGCATTCGTACACGGGTAATCCGCTTGCGTGCCGCGCCGCGCTCGCCACGCTCGACCTGTTCGAACGCGACGACGTACTCGCCGCGAACGCACGCAAATCGGCGCAACTGCGCGCGCTGTTCGAGCCGTTCTCCGCGCATCCGCTCGTGCGCAACCTGCGTCAGTGCGGCACGATCCTCGCGTTCGACGTAGCGCTCGCAGACCCGCAGCGCGCGGCGACGTTCTCGCGACGCTTCTTCGAAAACGCGCTGCAGCGCGAACTGCTGCTGCGCCCGATCGGCACGACGGTCTATGTCATGCCGCCGTATATTCTGGACAACGAAATGCAGGCGTTCCTCGCAATGCGCACGCGCGAGACTTTCGACGCCACCGTCGCGGAGGACCTCTGA
- a CDS encoding dienelactone hydrolase family protein yields the protein MAFRKLLTGWVVAGTACVLSVAHAASLSDPATASANPQLAANASATHSANAAQANLAGGPLGSANVPRIALDDAYLPVVPASMNEQVIRVPVDGSGDVTLETTIYRPNGPGPFPMVIFNHGKIPGDPHLQARSDPLSFAREFVRRGYVVVAPNRQGFADSGGSYQQDGCDVASNGLGQAADVASTIAYMSKQPYVDATQIIVAGTSHGGLATMAYGTEAANGVRALINFSGGLRQDACTGWQNNLTQAFGDYGGKARVASLWLYGDNDSVWSPDLVTKMFAAYRDAQTGEDRPAATAKLVDFGAYKNDAHRLVGDRDGVKIWWPTVEAFLANRGLPTAVQYRVATQAAPRGTGFAQIDSVGAVPFVDQAGRDGYRNFLKQYPSRAFAVSDSGAWSWAEGGDNPMAVAISNCEKHSSDPCRLYAVNNTVVWNNGGTQTAQTGDSDTTRATADNGSADETDHALASR from the coding sequence ATGGCGTTCAGGAAGCTCCTTACCGGATGGGTCGTAGCCGGCACCGCGTGTGTGCTTTCGGTTGCTCACGCAGCGTCGCTTTCCGATCCGGCAACTGCGAGCGCGAACCCGCAACTCGCCGCCAACGCCTCCGCAACGCATTCCGCGAACGCCGCTCAAGCGAACCTCGCAGGCGGTCCCCTCGGCAGCGCCAACGTGCCGCGCATTGCGCTCGACGACGCGTACCTGCCCGTTGTGCCCGCCAGCATGAACGAGCAGGTGATCCGCGTTCCCGTCGATGGATCCGGCGACGTTACGCTCGAAACCACGATTTACCGTCCGAACGGCCCCGGCCCGTTCCCGATGGTGATCTTCAACCACGGCAAGATTCCCGGCGACCCGCACCTCCAGGCGCGCAGCGACCCGCTGTCGTTCGCGCGCGAATTCGTGCGCCGCGGCTATGTCGTCGTCGCGCCGAACCGCCAGGGCTTCGCGGATTCGGGCGGCTCGTATCAGCAAGACGGTTGCGACGTCGCGAGCAACGGCCTCGGCCAGGCCGCCGATGTCGCTTCGACCATCGCGTACATGTCGAAGCAGCCGTATGTCGACGCAACCCAGATCATCGTCGCGGGCACCTCGCACGGGGGCCTCGCCACCATGGCCTACGGCACCGAGGCGGCGAACGGCGTGCGGGCGCTCATCAACTTCTCGGGTGGCCTGCGCCAGGACGCCTGCACAGGCTGGCAGAACAACCTGACCCAGGCGTTCGGCGACTACGGCGGCAAGGCACGTGTGGCCTCGCTCTGGCTCTACGGCGACAACGACTCGGTCTGGTCGCCCGATCTCGTCACGAAGATGTTCGCTGCTTACCGCGACGCGCAAACGGGTGAGGACCGCCCGGCCGCGACGGCGAAGCTCGTGGACTTTGGCGCGTACAAGAACGATGCGCATCGCCTCGTGGGCGATCGCGACGGCGTGAAGATCTGGTGGCCCACGGTCGAGGCGTTCCTTGCCAACCGCGGCCTGCCGACCGCGGTGCAGTACCGCGTGGCCACTCAGGCCGCACCTCGCGGCACCGGCTTTGCGCAGATCGACTCGGTCGGCGCGGTGCCTTTCGTCGATCAGGCGGGTCGCGACGGCTATCGCAACTTCCTCAAGCAGTATCCGAGCCGTGCATTCGCGGTGTCCGACTCCGGCGCGTGGTCGTGGGCCGAAGGCGGCGACAATCCGATGGCCGTGGCGATCTCAAACTGCGAAAAGCACAGCTCCGATCCTTGCCGTCTGTACGCCGTGAACAACACGGTGGTCTGGAACAATGGCGGCACGCAGACCGCTCAGACCGGCGACAGCGACACGACGCGCGCCACAGCGGACAACGGCAGCGCCGACGAGACCGACCACGCGCTGGCGAGCCGTTAA
- a CDS encoding YchJ family protein, which produces MNAETARGTGKTIRPADCPCGGAAPNQKSGAKAPRYAQCCGRFVDDAAVPATALELMRSRYTAYVLGDEAYLRSTWASETCPADLDVDPAAVGAPRWLGLAVKRHEQRDDTHAIVEFVARYKTGGRAFRLHETSRFTRGDDGRWRYVDGEVSSD; this is translated from the coding sequence ATGAACGCTGAAACCGCGCGCGGTACCGGGAAAACGATCCGGCCCGCCGATTGTCCCTGCGGCGGCGCCGCGCCCAACCAGAAGTCGGGAGCCAAGGCGCCACGCTACGCGCAGTGCTGCGGCCGCTTCGTCGACGATGCAGCAGTGCCCGCCACGGCGCTCGAATTGATGCGCTCGCGCTACACGGCGTATGTCCTCGGCGACGAAGCGTATTTGCGCTCGACGTGGGCGAGCGAGACCTGTCCCGCCGATCTCGACGTCGACCCCGCAGCCGTTGGCGCCCCGCGCTGGCTCGGACTTGCCGTCAAGCGCCACGAACAACGCGACGACACGCACGCGATCGTCGAATTCGTCGCGCGCTACAAAACGGGCGGCCGCGCGTTCCGGCTGCACGAAACGAGCCGTTTCACGCGCGGCGACGACGGCCGCTGGCGTTATGTTGACGGTGAGGTTTCATCGGACTAA
- a CDS encoding MerR family transcriptional regulator, translated as MTTQYTITELAREFDVTPRAIRFYEDQGLLAPSREGAGGLKRVFSGRDRTRLKLTLRGKRLGFTLSEIRTLLDLYESPTDTLPQLQAFLDTVVHHREILERQRADLDATLEDLAQYESQARALLDRNTAHESDASAKT; from the coding sequence ATGACGACCCAGTACACGATTACCGAACTTGCCCGGGAATTCGACGTAACGCCGCGCGCGATCCGTTTCTACGAGGACCAGGGCCTCCTCGCGCCGAGCCGCGAAGGCGCGGGAGGCTTGAAGCGCGTTTTTTCGGGGCGCGATCGCACGCGCCTCAAGCTGACACTGCGCGGCAAGCGGCTCGGTTTCACGCTTTCGGAAATCCGCACGCTGCTCGACCTCTACGAGTCGCCGACCGACACGCTGCCGCAGCTCCAGGCGTTTCTCGACACGGTGGTGCATCACCGCGAGATACTCGAGCGCCAGCGGGCGGACCTCGACGCGACGCTCGAAGACCTCGCGCAGTACGAGTCCCAGGCGCGCGCGCTGCTCGACCGGAATACGGCGCACGAAAGCGACGCCTCCGCGAAAACCTGA
- a CDS encoding SDR family oxidoreductase translates to MKTALIVGASRGLGLEFARQYAKAGWRVLATARGPEALEALREIGAQTFQLDIARPEEIDALGSKLDGVRLDVALVVSGVYGPRTEGVETITAEDFEYVMNTNVRGPMQLIPILLPLVDEAHGVLAVLSSRMGSIAETTGTTGWLYRASKAALNDVLKITSLQTRRATCVALHPGWVRTDMGGAHAAIDPAVSVSGMREVVAEAAAARDVFNGRFFQYDGTELDW, encoded by the coding sequence ATGAAAACAGCGTTGATCGTAGGCGCGTCGCGGGGCCTGGGTCTCGAGTTCGCGCGGCAGTATGCGAAAGCCGGCTGGCGCGTGCTGGCCACGGCGCGCGGGCCCGAAGCGCTCGAAGCGTTGCGCGAAATCGGCGCGCAGACCTTCCAGCTCGACATTGCGAGGCCCGAGGAAATCGACGCGCTCGGCTCGAAGCTCGACGGTGTGCGGCTCGACGTGGCGCTCGTCGTCTCCGGTGTTTATGGCCCGCGCACAGAAGGCGTCGAGACCATCACGGCCGAAGACTTCGAATACGTGATGAACACCAACGTGCGCGGCCCGATGCAACTGATCCCGATCTTGCTGCCGCTCGTCGACGAAGCTCATGGCGTGCTCGCTGTGCTCTCGAGTCGCATGGGCAGCATTGCGGAGACCACCGGCACGACGGGCTGGCTCTATCGCGCGAGCAAGGCCGCACTCAACGACGTGCTGAAGATCACCTCGCTGCAAACTCGCCGCGCCACCTGCGTCGCGCTTCATCCGGGCTGGGTGCGCACCGACATGGGCGGCGCGCATGCGGCGATCGATCCGGCGGTCAGTGTTTCCGGCATGCGCGAGGTAGTGGCCGAGGCGGCCGCCGCGCGCGACGTCTTCAATGGCCGCTTCTTCCAGTACGACGGCACGGAACTCGACTGGTAA
- the lolA gene encoding outer membrane lipoprotein chaperone LolA, with protein sequence MQYPAGLPTRFGRAARRLMFVALGASVLMVSQAYASGTDQLKQFVSQVHSARGSFVQRELKAPSGAKNASDAIATATLNAKTSSGTFVFARPGKFIWSYEKPYQQLLQSDGDNLYVYDKDLNQVTERKLGGALGASPAAILFGSNDLDKNFTLSDAGVKNGIDWLELIPKSKDTQFKSVGIGFRDGNLEAMELHDVFGNVTLLTFSNIEKNPSLPASTFKFVRPQGADLITGGSN encoded by the coding sequence ATGCAGTATCCGGCTGGACTTCCGACCCGCTTTGGGCGCGCCGCGCGCCGCTTGATGTTCGTTGCGCTTGGCGCGTCGGTCCTGATGGTCTCGCAGGCGTATGCGAGCGGCACCGATCAACTGAAGCAGTTCGTCTCGCAGGTCCATTCCGCGCGCGGCAGCTTCGTGCAGCGCGAACTGAAGGCGCCCTCGGGTGCGAAGAACGCCAGCGACGCCATTGCCACGGCCACGCTGAACGCCAAGACGTCGAGCGGCACGTTCGTGTTCGCGCGGCCCGGCAAGTTCATCTGGTCGTATGAGAAGCCGTATCAGCAACTGCTGCAGTCGGACGGCGACAACCTCTACGTCTACGACAAGGACCTGAATCAGGTGACCGAGCGCAAGCTTGGCGGCGCGCTCGGCGCGAGCCCGGCGGCGATCCTGTTCGGCAGCAATGATCTCGACAAGAACTTCACGCTCTCGGACGCGGGCGTGAAGAACGGCATCGACTGGCTGGAGCTGATTCCGAAGTCGAAGGACACGCAGTTCAAGAGCGTGGGCATCGGCTTTCGCGACGGCAATCTCGAAGCCATGGAACTGCACGACGTGTTCGGCAACGTGACACTGCTCACGTTTTCCAACATCGAAAAGAATCCGTCGCTGCCGGCTTCGACCTTCAAGTTCGTGCGGCCTCAGGGCGCCGATCTGATCACGGGCGGTTCGAACTAA
- a CDS encoding acetyl-CoA C-acetyltransferase — MSETQKQDAIVIVSAARTPMAGFQGDFASLTAPQLGAAAIAAAVERAGLKPEQVDEVVMGCVLPAGQGQAPARQAALGAGLPLAAGATTVNKMCGSGMRAAMFAHDMLLAGSADVIVAGGMESMSNAPYLLPKARAGMRMGHGQVLDHMFLDGLEDAYDKGRLMGTFAEECAGEFDFSRERQDAFAIESLKRAKRANEDGSFAWEIAPVKVASRAGETTIERDEQPFKANLDKIPTLKPAFSKTGTVTAANSSSISDGAAALVMMRESTAKQLGLTPLARVTGHSTFAQQPAKFTTAPVGAITKLFEKTGWKASDVDLYEINEAFAVVTMAAMKEHDLPHEKVNVNGGACALGHPIGASGARILVTLIGALRARGGKRGVATLCIGGGEATAMGVELL; from the coding sequence ATGAGTGAGACACAAAAGCAGGACGCCATCGTGATCGTTTCCGCGGCACGCACGCCGATGGCGGGTTTTCAGGGCGATTTCGCATCGCTCACCGCGCCTCAGCTCGGCGCGGCAGCGATTGCGGCGGCTGTCGAGCGCGCGGGCCTGAAGCCTGAGCAGGTCGACGAGGTCGTGATGGGCTGCGTGCTGCCCGCAGGGCAGGGCCAGGCGCCCGCGCGTCAGGCGGCGCTCGGCGCGGGGCTCCCGCTTGCCGCGGGTGCGACGACCGTCAACAAGATGTGCGGCTCGGGCATGCGCGCGGCGATGTTCGCGCACGATATGCTGCTGGCGGGCTCGGCGGATGTGATCGTCGCGGGCGGCATGGAGAGCATGTCGAACGCGCCTTACCTGTTGCCGAAGGCGCGCGCCGGCATGCGCATGGGCCACGGGCAGGTGCTCGACCACATGTTTCTCGACGGTCTCGAAGACGCCTATGACAAGGGCCGCCTGATGGGCACGTTCGCGGAAGAGTGCGCGGGCGAGTTCGACTTCTCGCGCGAGCGCCAGGATGCCTTCGCGATCGAGTCGCTCAAGCGCGCGAAACGCGCGAACGAGGACGGTTCGTTCGCGTGGGAAATCGCGCCGGTGAAGGTGGCCTCGCGCGCGGGCGAGACGACCATCGAGCGCGACGAGCAGCCGTTCAAGGCCAACCTCGACAAGATTCCGACGCTCAAGCCCGCGTTCAGCAAGACCGGCACGGTGACGGCCGCGAACTCGTCGTCGATCTCGGACGGCGCGGCGGCGCTCGTGATGATGCGCGAATCCACGGCGAAGCAACTCGGCCTCACGCCGCTCGCACGCGTGACGGGCCATTCCACCTTCGCGCAGCAGCCCGCGAAGTTCACGACCGCGCCGGTCGGCGCGATCACGAAGCTGTTCGAGAAGACCGGCTGGAAAGCCAGCGACGTCGATCTCTATGAGATCAACGAAGCCTTCGCCGTGGTCACGATGGCCGCGATGAAGGAGCACGATCTGCCGCACGAGAAGGTCAACGTGAACGGCGGCGCGTGTGCACTCGGTCACCCGATCGGCGCTTCGGGCGCGCGCATTCTCGTGACGCTGATCGGCGCGTTGCGCGCGCGCGGCGGCAAACGCGGCGTGGCGACGCTGTGCATCGGTGGCGGAGAAGCCACGGCGATGGGCGTCGAACTGCTGTAG